The genomic window GCATCTTGCGTGCTTCACCGCGGGCCAGTTTGAGAAGGTTGTTGCCCTCAAAAAGCACTTCTCCGCTATCAGCGTCCTCGAGCAAAGCGAGGCAGCGGGCAAGAGTGGATTTCCCAGAGCCGGACGCGCCAACGAGGCCTGTCAGCGTGCCTCGGTGGAGGTCGAAATTCACACTATCGAGAGCCTGCTTCTCCGAGCGGCCGAAGGCAAATAGACCGCGTGTCCGATAGCGCTTGCACAAACTGCGCACAGTAACAAGAGGCTCTTCGTGTCGAACAATGCGCGCCGCCAAACTCTTCTCTGACACACTGCTCTGCGCACTGGCTGGCACTCTCTTCTGTTGATTGCATAGGTCGATCACACGATCGGCCCTCGAAACAACGCTGCGATCGTGGCTGATGAGAAGAAATGCAGTCCCGAACTCGGCTCGTAGGCTTTCTATCAACCGCAGAATTTCGCTCTTGAGCGATCCATCGAGGCTCGCTGTCGGCTCATCAGCAATCACCAACCGCGGCTTACAAATGAGCGCCTGCGCAAGCACCACGCGTTGACGCTCGCCACCGCTGAGTTCGTGCGGATAAGCAACGTAGTACCGCTCTGGTTCCAGGCCGACGCGGTGCAAGATCGCATTCACGTCTTCCTTTGCATCCCGTGAGCCGTGCGCGCGCGTGACCTCAGCAACCTGATCTCCAACTCTCATGACGGGATTCAGTGCGAGAGCAGGCTCCTGATAGATGATCGACATCTGTTTACCGCGAATTCGGCGCAATTCGCGCTCCGACAGTCGGATGAGATCATCGCCCTGAAACATCACAGACCCGCTCACGCGAGCTTCCGCCGGGAGCAGCTTGAGAATCGCCAGCGCGGTGCTCGTCTTGCCGCATCCCGAACGGCCCTGCATTCCCACGATTTCTCCAGGATCGACATCGAAGCTCAGATTGGATACCGCAGCTTCACCTTCGCCGCACGTACCTTTTCCATAAGACACACGAAGATCGCGCACCTCGAGCAACGGACGAGATGGGGACAGGACCGGCAAACGTGGACACTGCCTCCGCGCGAGCACACTACGGCGCCTCTGCGAGATGAGCTAAGTATTTCGAATCCAAGGGAAATTCGCTCAGTAGAAGCCAGATAGCTGAGTCACTTTAGTAATGTCGGGACGTGATGATTGCCAACTTGAGATGTTTTCGTCTCACTGCGCAATCAGTTTCCCGGGAACTACTTTGCTCGGCTCGGAGTCTGTACTCCAGGAGGAGCTTGTCTATGCAGCGCCAGCTTCACTTCACACCCGCGATCGCGGCGATCACCTTTGTCCTATGTTTGGCTGGATTCGCATTTGTGGTTCTGGTGTTATTGCCATCGCCATTTGCGCAGCAACTCGTGCCTGTCAAATCAATTGCAATCGCACACGGCGCGGCTCACTTGGGCAAAGCGGCTGTATATGTCGTTCTGATCGGTTATGCGGCTGGAATTGTGGGATGGCTTGCCACCTTCGGATTGCAATGCGATGGCATGCACAGACTGGCGTCTGTGCTCGA from Terriglobales bacterium includes these protein-coding regions:
- a CDS encoding ABC transporter ATP-binding protein, producing MPVLSPSRPLLEVRDLRVSYGKGTCGEGEAAVSNLSFDVDPGEIVGMQGRSGCGKTSTALAILKLLPAEARVSGSVMFQGDDLIRLSERELRRIRGKQMSIIYQEPALALNPVMRVGDQVAEVTRAHGSRDAKEDVNAILHRVGLEPERYYVAYPHELSGGERQRVVLAQALICKPRLVIADEPTASLDGSLKSEILRLIESLRAEFGTAFLLISHDRSVVSRADRVIDLCNQQKRVPASAQSSVSEKSLAARIVRHEEPLVTVRSLCKRYRTRGLFAFGRSEKQALDSVNFDLHRGTLTGLVGASGSGKSTLARCLALLEDADSGEVLFEGNNLLKLARGEARKMRPMLQYIPQDPAAALNPRLSAAEAVGEPLLIQGISDDKKRRSTVEQLLQRVGLDPSTADRSCHEFSGGQKHRLVIARALTLQPKLLILDESLSGLDPETQAGILALLRGIKDRLGITLLLISHDLELVSSVADEVAAMREGQLIDHLDGKEILDQFKYWRDDSKLESLPKQELVLAESE